From one Paeniglutamicibacter psychrophenolicus genomic stretch:
- a CDS encoding pyrophosphorylase, translated as MSRVLSTEQAKTAIQQIQAIINGGFTDQISQLDAQGRVLSDPNVWDGPLASQFRGSTWPETKAALDKARTELEQLRGQLNQISTNIFTAGGGS; from the coding sequence ATGTCGCGTGTCCTATCAACGGAGCAGGCCAAGACGGCCATTCAGCAGATCCAGGCGATCATCAACGGCGGTTTCACCGACCAGATCAGCCAGCTGGATGCCCAGGGACGGGTCTTGTCGGACCCGAACGTGTGGGACGGCCCCCTGGCTTCCCAGTTCCGCGGTTCAACGTGGCCCGAGACGAAGGCCGCGCTGGACAAGGCCCGCACCGAACTTGAGCAGCTTCGAGGCCAACTGAACCAGATCTCGACGAACATCTTCACCGCGGGCGGCGGAAGCTAG